One genomic window of Sodaliphilus pleomorphus includes the following:
- a CDS encoding 4-hydroxy-tetrahydrodipicolinate reductase produces MENATSTLKIVISGYGKMGKMVEQVLAQQGIACVAKTCDVAALDDAVARDAVCIDFSTPAAFRANYAELARKFKAVVVGTTGWYDIKQDVFAAFKQAGTTLIWASNFSIGVTVMSAAVSLISRLLGAAGGYSPYIVEKHHIHKLDAPSGTAKTLAGLVQAGMGVEPAVASVRVGEIAGIHTVGFEGACDRITIEHEAFSRQGFAQGAVLAATMTQGLAAGIYEFQEMIVKNLQ; encoded by the coding sequence ATGGAAAATGCAACATCAACATTGAAAATCGTGATAAGCGGTTATGGCAAGATGGGCAAAATGGTGGAGCAGGTGCTTGCCCAGCAGGGCATTGCTTGCGTGGCCAAGACCTGCGACGTGGCCGCTCTCGACGATGCCGTGGCCCGCGACGCCGTGTGCATCGATTTCTCCACCCCGGCAGCATTCAGGGCCAACTATGCCGAGCTGGCCCGCAAGTTCAAGGCTGTGGTGGTGGGCACCACGGGGTGGTACGACATCAAGCAGGATGTGTTTGCCGCCTTCAAGCAGGCTGGCACCACACTGATATGGGCGTCCAATTTCTCGATAGGCGTGACCGTGATGTCGGCCGCCGTGAGTCTCATCTCAAGGTTGCTGGGCGCTGCCGGCGGCTACAGCCCCTATATCGTTGAGAAGCACCACATTCACAAGCTCGACGCGCCCAGCGGCACGGCCAAGACGCTGGCCGGCCTGGTGCAAGCGGGCATGGGGGTGGAGCCTGCCGTCGCCTCGGTGCGTGTGGGCGAGATTGCCGGCATTCACACGGTGGGCTTCGAGGGTGCGTGCGACCGCATCACCATCGAGCACGAGGCCTTCTCGCGCCAGGGCTTTGCCCAGGGCGCTGTGCTTGCCGCCACCATGACGCAAGGTCTGGCTGCCGGCATCTACGAGTTTCAAGAAATGATAGTAAAGAACTTACAATAA
- the dapA gene encoding 4-hydroxy-tetrahydrodipicolinate synthase, translated as MLDNYLLKGCGTALVTPFNEDQTVDYEAFGRMVTRQIDNGIDFLVPLGSTAETPCLEDDEKKKLLALTKELCQGRPVVVGAGTNSLKKTIETIKMLEPYDPDAFLVVVPYYNKPTQDGLLEYFKAVSQSTDKNIVVYNVPGRTGTNMQAHTTLRVAELPNVIAVKEASGNIDQVLEIRKYAPSGFSVLSGEDGQTFPLMAGGAQGVISVASNVAPRMMSHLCHLLLAGEMGEALVLDNKLKPLYKDCFVESNPIPVKGALSLLGLCKPYMRLPLTSATPATMDLMKKVIGEYK; from the coding sequence ATGTTAGACAACTATTTGCTTAAGGGTTGCGGCACCGCACTGGTGACGCCCTTCAACGAGGACCAAACGGTAGACTACGAGGCCTTTGGCCGCATGGTGACCCGCCAAATCGACAACGGCATCGATTTTCTCGTGCCGCTGGGCTCTACGGCCGAGACCCCGTGCCTGGAAGACGACGAGAAGAAGAAGCTGCTGGCGCTCACCAAGGAGCTGTGCCAGGGCCGCCCTGTGGTGGTGGGCGCCGGCACCAACTCGCTGAAAAAGACCATCGAGACCATCAAGATGCTGGAGCCCTACGACCCCGATGCATTTCTCGTGGTTGTGCCCTACTACAACAAGCCCACGCAAGACGGCTTGCTCGAGTACTTCAAGGCTGTGTCGCAGTCGACCGACAAAAACATCGTGGTCTACAACGTGCCAGGCCGCACGGGTACCAACATGCAGGCCCACACCACCCTGCGCGTTGCCGAGCTGCCCAATGTGATCGCTGTGAAAGAGGCTTCGGGCAACATCGACCAGGTGCTCGAAATCAGGAAATATGCCCCGTCGGGCTTCAGCGTGCTCAGCGGCGAGGACGGCCAGACGTTCCCGTTGATGGCTGGCGGTGCCCAAGGCGTGATAAGCGTGGCCTCCAATGTGGCTCCGCGCATGATGAGCCACCTGTGCCACCTGCTGCTGGCCGGCGAGATGGGCGAGGCCCTGGTGCTCGACAACAAGCTCAAGCCCCTCTACAAGGACTGCTTTGTAGAGAGCAACCCCATCCCGGTCAAGGGCGCCCTCTCGCTGCTGGGCCTGTGCAAGCCCTACATGCGCCTGCCGCTCACCAGCGCCACCCCGGCAACGATGGATCTCATGAAGAAAGTGATAGGTGAATACAAGTGA
- a CDS encoding 2,3,4,5-tetrahydropyridine-2,6-dicarboxylate N-succinyltransferase: METAKENFERLCRQLECGQVRVAEKNDGHWVVNAWVKEEILKGFACGVLTDMSQGQFSFYDKDTIAPRTFSLDDKVRIVPGGSSVRRGAYLAPGVIVMPPAYVNIGAYVDSGTMIDSHALVGSCAQVGKNVHLAAASQLGGVLEPVGALPVIVEDNVFIGGNCGIYEGTIVEENAVIGTGVVINRSTAVYDAVNGGYITANAQGQIVIPAGAVVVAGSRPIVKGPGKEAGVHLYTPVIVKYRDEKTSGAITLEHLLR; this comes from the coding sequence ATGGAAACAGCCAAAGAAAACTTTGAGCGCCTGTGCCGCCAGCTCGAGTGCGGCCAGGTGAGAGTGGCCGAGAAAAACGACGGCCACTGGGTGGTGAACGCCTGGGTGAAGGAGGAAATCCTCAAGGGCTTTGCCTGCGGCGTGCTCACCGACATGAGTCAGGGCCAGTTCAGCTTCTACGACAAAGACACCATTGCGCCCCGCACCTTCTCGCTCGACGACAAGGTGCGCATCGTGCCCGGAGGCAGCAGCGTTCGCCGCGGCGCCTATCTGGCACCGGGCGTGATTGTGATGCCCCCAGCCTATGTCAACATAGGCGCCTATGTCGACAGCGGCACCATGATCGACTCGCACGCCCTGGTGGGCTCGTGCGCCCAGGTGGGCAAAAACGTGCACCTGGCCGCTGCCTCGCAATTGGGCGGTGTGCTTGAGCCAGTGGGCGCCCTGCCGGTGATTGTCGAGGACAATGTGTTTATAGGCGGCAACTGCGGCATCTACGAGGGCACCATCGTCGAGGAGAATGCCGTGATAGGTACCGGCGTGGTCATCAACCGGTCGACGGCCGTGTATGACGCGGTCAACGGCGGCTATATCACTGCCAATGCCCAGGGGCAAATCGTGATCCCGGCCGGCGCGGTGGTGGTGGCAGGGAGCCGTCCCATCGTGAAAGGCCCCGGCAAGGAAGCCGGAGTGCACCTCTACACGCCTGTGATTGTGAAATACCGCGACGAGAAGACCTCGGGCGCAATTACGCTTGAACATTTATTGCGATAA
- a CDS encoding PLP-dependent aminotransferase family protein, with product MDYDSLFSADTASFMRSPVREIFKRVDLSKIYSFAGGYPSPDAFDLEGVKQSALQVIDRYGSKALQYNATQGIPELRQALSERYGVPLERVQVTTSSQQGIDVCTRVMVDPGDVVLTSNPSYLGALQSFRSYRAHIVGVPHSNDDGEFRARYEQAIDQCKRQGRKVKFLYMIPDFQNPSGETLPLSQRRLLVELAREHGFVIVEDSPYRELRYRGHDVPTIYSLDPDCVLHLGSFSKILAPGLRLGWILGNPQLLDQIYVCKQSLDLCAPVLDQYIATQFVTSGRLDANIEKIKGLYSRRCQGMQELLARYMPQGVTWTRPDGGLFLFLTMPQGFDAVKFYDRALDNGVAYVAGSFFHPDGSGLNTMRLNFSFMDLERIDKGLQLLARLIGEELDALGLRCDAGQ from the coding sequence ATGGACTATGACAGTTTGTTTTCGGCCGACACGGCCTCGTTCATGCGCTCGCCCGTGCGCGAAATTTTCAAGCGCGTCGACTTGAGCAAGATCTATTCCTTTGCCGGCGGCTACCCCTCGCCCGACGCTTTCGACCTCGAGGGCGTGAAGCAGAGTGCCCTGCAGGTCATCGACCGCTATGGCAGCAAGGCACTGCAATACAACGCCACCCAAGGCATTCCCGAGCTGCGGCAGGCCTTGAGCGAGCGCTACGGCGTGCCTCTCGAGCGCGTGCAGGTCACCACCTCGTCGCAGCAGGGCATCGACGTGTGCACCCGCGTGATGGTGGACCCGGGCGACGTGGTGCTCACCTCCAACCCGTCCTACTTGGGTGCCTTGCAGTCGTTTCGCTCCTACCGCGCCCACATCGTGGGCGTGCCCCACAGCAACGACGACGGCGAGTTCAGGGCACGCTATGAGCAGGCCATCGACCAGTGCAAGAGGCAGGGTCGCAAGGTGAAGTTTCTCTACATGATCCCCGATTTTCAGAACCCCTCGGGCGAGACACTGCCGCTCTCGCAGCGCCGCCTGCTGGTGGAGCTGGCCAGGGAGCACGGCTTTGTGATTGTAGAAGACAGCCCCTACCGCGAGTTGCGCTATCGGGGGCACGACGTGCCCACCATCTACTCGCTCGATCCCGACTGCGTGCTGCACCTGGGCTCTTTTTCCAAGATACTGGCACCTGGGCTGCGCCTGGGCTGGATACTGGGCAACCCGCAGCTGCTCGACCAGATTTATGTGTGCAAGCAGTCGCTCGACCTGTGTGCGCCCGTACTCGACCAGTATATTGCCACCCAATTTGTCACCTCGGGCCGTCTCGATGCCAACATCGAGAAAATCAAGGGTCTCTACAGCCGGCGCTGCCAGGGCATGCAAGAGTTGCTGGCCCGCTACATGCCGCAGGGCGTGACCTGGACCCGCCCCGATGGCGGCTTGTTTCTGTTCCTGACCATGCCCCAGGGCTTTGATGCGGTCAAGTTCTACGACCGCGCCCTCGACAACGGTGTGGCCTATGTGGCCGGCTCGTTTTTCCACCCCGACGGCAGCGGGCTCAACACCATGCGCCTCAACTTCTCGTTTATGGACCTGGAGCGCATCGACAAGGGCTTGCAGCTGCTGGCCCGCCTCATAGGCGAGGAACTCGACGCCCTGGGCCTGCGGTGCGATGCCGGGCAGTAA
- the dapF gene encoding diaminopimelate epimerase: protein MMKLYKFHGAGNDFLIADARRDTVNLSQEEIVHLCDRHTGFGSDGLMVIGNSNDTAFKMKFYNPDGTSGMMCGNGGRCISAYAAMTSANDERHFVFEAPDGLHESWIEAGPETDALGDCTRVVRLKMSDVKEFKKYDDTSYFFNTGARHFVTAVDDVDHTNVYANGRAYRYFDTRFAPEGVNVDFVQVRDGVLHVRTYEKGVENETLACGTGIVATALAAYMMGVQPESVENGVVRYAVQARISLLHVEFEPEKKASGNITFNNIYLTGPATYVGEIEVDL from the coding sequence ATGATGAAACTATACAAATTCCATGGCGCTGGCAACGACTTTCTCATTGCCGATGCCCGCCGCGACACAGTCAACCTCAGTCAAGAAGAAATCGTGCACCTGTGCGACCGTCACACGGGCTTCGGCTCCGACGGCCTCATGGTGATAGGCAACAGCAACGACACTGCCTTTAAAATGAAATTCTACAACCCCGACGGCACATCGGGCATGATGTGCGGCAACGGCGGCCGCTGCATCTCGGCCTATGCCGCCATGACCAGCGCCAATGACGAGCGCCACTTCGTGTTTGAGGCCCCCGACGGCCTCCACGAGAGCTGGATAGAGGCAGGCCCCGAGACCGACGCGCTGGGCGACTGCACTCGTGTGGTGCGCCTGAAGATGAGCGACGTGAAGGAATTTAAGAAATATGACGACACCAGCTACTTCTTCAACACCGGCGCCCGCCACTTTGTGACCGCCGTCGACGATGTCGACCACACCAACGTGTATGCCAACGGCCGCGCCTATCGCTACTTCGACACCCGCTTTGCCCCCGAGGGCGTGAACGTCGACTTTGTGCAAGTGCGCGACGGCGTGCTGCACGTGCGCACCTACGAGAAAGGTGTCGAAAACGAGACTCTGGCCTGCGGCACGGGCATCGTGGCCACGGCTCTGGCTGCCTACATGATGGGCGTGCAGCCCGAAAGTGTGGAAAACGGCGTGGTGCGCTATGCCGTGCAGGCTCGCATCAGCCTGCTGCACGTGGAGTTTGAACCCGAGAAAAAGGCCAGCGGCAACATCACCTTCAACAACATCTACCTCACCGGGCCGGCGACCTATGTGGGCGAGATCGAGGTCGATCTTTAG
- a CDS encoding outer membrane beta-barrel family protein, which translates to MKKLLTLVLMVVCVNMALLAQYSVKFQLNDSTGQGEPYATVRIYRASDTTRVVTTGVTSLDGSYKQQLASPGDYLAVISAVGKVSVQRDFQLSHNNKTVDLGTIVIKDADNVLSGVTITAHAPVVTKEIDRIAYNVQNDDDAKTNTALEMLRKVPLVTVDGQDNILVKGSSNFKIYKNGHPDPTLSGNAKDVLKAIPASMIKRIEVITDPGAKYDAEGVGSILNIVTIDNSSMSGITGTVGIRFDNYGSCNPNAYITAQVGKVVTSLNYGMFRMSHRRGQQHQEGMTHYNDTGYELYSKSDNRNKGDGHFVNIESSWEPDTLNLVSMAFGGYAYHLNHQGISSQWMNDASGQRLYSFDTRTRMPRYSYYNFDGQLDYQHKTHVKDETLTLSYIVSTSRTRSHSENDYFNLENAPMGYTGYGNRSKENFLEHTFQFDWTRPFAQYHKIETGVKYIHRSNKSHTTMDYEGLDPDTLDVDNRLNHLTQVVAAYASYTFHKNSWSARAGLRYEYSYLKAKYPGGGQPSFHTNLNDWVPSASLSYQMGMFNSLTLSFATTINRPGINYLNPAVISTPTSISYGNAHLKSARNYSARLNYMHTGAKLTFTLTPTISWSRNGITGIQTVQDDKTVSTYANELESFYYGCYGYVQWQPFKTTSIYLNGGLGRQRYKSDNLGLENARWSSFAWLNVTQQLPWKLRLTLSVGRFGGGPDGLYGREKVSYWPDIALQRSFLKEDRLTVKLDAQVPFSGKYMSSTSYTTQGDYTGWSRMRWPVRGLTVSVSYRFGSLKAQVKKSSVTIENSDVVGGAGKGQGGQQGGRGN; encoded by the coding sequence ATGAAGAAACTCCTTACACTTGTGCTGATGGTTGTGTGTGTGAACATGGCCCTCCTGGCACAGTACAGCGTGAAATTTCAACTCAACGACTCCACAGGCCAGGGCGAGCCCTATGCCACAGTGCGCATCTACCGCGCCAGCGACACCACCCGGGTCGTGACGACCGGCGTGACCAGCCTCGACGGCTCCTACAAGCAGCAGCTGGCCAGCCCCGGCGACTACCTGGCCGTGATATCGGCCGTGGGCAAGGTGAGCGTGCAGCGCGACTTCCAGCTCTCGCACAACAACAAGACTGTCGACCTGGGCACCATTGTGATAAAGGACGCCGACAACGTGCTGAGCGGTGTCACCATCACCGCCCATGCCCCTGTGGTGACCAAGGAAATCGACCGCATTGCCTACAACGTGCAGAACGACGACGACGCCAAGACCAACACGGCCCTTGAGATGCTGCGCAAGGTGCCCCTGGTCACCGTCGACGGCCAGGACAACATCCTGGTCAAGGGCAGCAGCAACTTCAAGATATACAAGAACGGCCACCCCGACCCCACACTCTCGGGCAATGCCAAAGACGTGCTCAAGGCCATACCGGCCAGCATGATAAAGAGGATCGAGGTCATCACCGACCCAGGTGCAAAATACGATGCCGAGGGCGTGGGCTCCATTCTCAATATCGTGACCATCGACAACTCGAGCATGAGCGGCATCACGGGCACGGTGGGTATCCGCTTCGACAACTACGGCTCCTGTAACCCCAATGCCTACATCACTGCCCAGGTGGGCAAGGTGGTGACCAGCCTGAACTACGGCATGTTTCGCATGTCGCACCGCCGTGGCCAGCAGCACCAAGAGGGCATGACCCACTACAACGACACAGGCTATGAGCTCTATTCCAAGAGCGACAATAGAAACAAGGGCGACGGGCACTTTGTCAACATCGAGTCGAGCTGGGAGCCCGACACGCTCAACCTGGTGTCGATGGCCTTTGGTGGCTATGCCTATCACCTCAACCATCAAGGCATCTCCAGCCAGTGGATGAACGATGCCAGTGGCCAGCGTCTCTACAGCTTCGACACCCGCACCCGCATGCCCCGGTACTCCTACTACAACTTCGACGGGCAGCTCGACTACCAGCACAAGACCCATGTGAAAGACGAGACGCTCACCCTGAGCTATATCGTGTCGACCAGCCGCACGCGCTCCCACAGCGAGAACGACTATTTCAACCTGGAGAACGCCCCCATGGGCTACACGGGCTATGGCAACCGCAGCAAGGAGAACTTCCTTGAGCACACCTTCCAGTTTGACTGGACACGCCCCTTTGCCCAGTACCACAAGATAGAAACAGGCGTGAAATATATACATCGCTCCAACAAGAGCCACACCACTATGGACTATGAGGGCCTCGACCCCGACACGCTCGACGTCGACAATCGCCTCAACCACCTCACGCAAGTGGTCGCAGCCTATGCCAGCTACACCTTTCACAAGAACTCGTGGAGCGCACGTGCCGGCCTGCGCTACGAGTACAGCTATCTCAAGGCCAAGTACCCCGGCGGCGGCCAGCCCAGCTTCCACACCAACCTCAACGACTGGGTGCCCAGCGCCAGCCTGAGCTACCAGATGGGCATGTTCAACAGCCTCACCCTGTCGTTTGCCACCACCATCAACCGCCCGGGCATCAACTACCTCAACCCGGCAGTGATAAGCACCCCCACCAGCATCAGCTATGGCAACGCTCACCTCAAGAGCGCGCGCAACTACTCGGCACGGCTCAACTACATGCACACGGGTGCCAAACTCACCTTCACGCTCACGCCCACCATCAGCTGGTCGCGCAACGGCATCACCGGCATCCAGACTGTGCAAGACGACAAGACGGTCTCTACCTATGCCAACGAGCTTGAATCGTTCTACTATGGCTGCTACGGCTATGTGCAGTGGCAACCTTTCAAGACTACCAGCATCTACCTCAACGGCGGCCTGGGCCGTCAGCGCTACAAGAGCGACAACCTGGGCCTGGAAAATGCGCGCTGGTCCAGCTTCGCGTGGCTCAATGTCACGCAGCAGCTGCCCTGGAAGCTGCGGCTCACCCTGAGCGTGGGCCGCTTTGGCGGCGGCCCCGACGGTCTTTATGGCCGTGAAAAAGTGAGCTACTGGCCCGACATCGCCCTGCAACGGTCATTCCTGAAAGAAGACCGCCTCACCGTGAAGCTGGATGCCCAAGTGCCCTTCTCGGGCAAGTACATGAGCTCGACCAGCTACACCACGCAAGGCGACTACACCGGGTGGAGCAGGATGAGATGGCCGGTACGCGGCCTCACCGTCTCGGTGAGCTACCGCTTCGGCTCGCTCAAGGCGCAGGTGAAAAAATCGAGCGTCACCATCGAGAACAGCGATGTGGTGGGTGGCGCCGGCAAGGGCCAGGGCGGCCAGCAGGGCGGCAGGGGCAATTGA
- the coaBC gene encoding bifunctional phosphopantothenoylcysteine decarboxylase/phosphopantothenate--cysteine ligase CoaBC encodes MLKGKKIVLGITGSIAAYKACLIVRGLVKRGAEVQVVITPAGKEFITPITLSALTHKPVVSDFFSQRDGTWHSHVDLGLWADAMLIAPCTASTLGKMANGIADNMLVTTYLSMKAPVFIAPAMDLDMYRHPSTRHNMATLRSYGNRIIEPGTGFLASGLEGKGRMEEPEVIIETLDRALDSTPSLEGRHILITAGPTYEKIDPVRFIGNYSSGKMGFALAEECYRRGAQVTLVAGPVSLSCSPGIERIDVESCDQMHAAATRVFPSCQAAVLCAAVADFKPARVASAKINRGAGGLHIDLQPTHDIAASLGGMKQPGQRLVCFALETNDEEQHARAKLKKKNADFIVLNSTRIPGTTFGTDDNQVAIISASGRRDYPKKSKTAVAADIVDELETLLQ; translated from the coding sequence ATGCTAAAAGGAAAGAAAATAGTGCTTGGCATCACTGGCTCGATTGCAGCCTACAAGGCTTGCCTCATCGTGCGCGGCCTCGTCAAGCGCGGGGCCGAGGTGCAGGTGGTGATCACGCCTGCCGGCAAGGAGTTTATCACCCCTATTACCCTGAGTGCGCTCACCCACAAGCCTGTGGTGAGCGATTTTTTCTCGCAGCGCGACGGCACGTGGCACTCGCACGTCGACCTGGGCCTGTGGGCCGATGCCATGCTCATCGCGCCCTGCACGGCGAGCACCCTGGGCAAGATGGCCAATGGCATTGCCGACAACATGCTCGTTACCACCTACTTGTCGATGAAGGCGCCAGTGTTTATAGCGCCTGCCATGGACCTCGACATGTACCGCCATCCTTCGACCCGGCACAACATGGCCACATTGCGCAGCTATGGCAACCGCATCATCGAGCCGGGCACCGGTTTTCTCGCCTCGGGGCTTGAGGGCAAGGGGCGCATGGAGGAGCCCGAAGTCATCATCGAGACCCTCGACCGTGCTCTCGACAGCACGCCCTCGCTCGAGGGCCGGCACATTCTCATCACCGCAGGACCCACCTACGAGAAAATCGACCCTGTGCGTTTCATAGGCAACTACTCGAGCGGCAAGATGGGCTTTGCTCTGGCCGAGGAGTGCTACCGCCGCGGCGCTCAGGTCACGCTTGTGGCCGGTCCGGTGTCGCTCTCGTGCTCGCCGGGCATCGAGCGCATCGACGTGGAGAGTTGCGACCAGATGCACGCCGCCGCCACGCGGGTCTTCCCAAGCTGCCAGGCTGCCGTGTTGTGTGCCGCCGTGGCCGACTTCAAGCCTGCCCGGGTGGCCAGTGCCAAAATCAACCGCGGGGCTGGCGGCCTGCACATCGACTTGCAGCCCACTCACGACATTGCCGCCTCGCTGGGCGGCATGAAGCAGCCAGGCCAGCGCCTCGTGTGCTTCGCCCTGGAGACCAACGACGAGGAGCAGCACGCCCGCGCCAAGCTCAAGAAGAAAAATGCCGACTTCATCGTGCTCAATTCCACCCGCATCCCCGGCACCACCTTTGGCACCGACGACAACCAGGTCGCCATCATCTCGGCCTCGGGGCGCCGCGACTATCCCAAAAAGAGCAAGACAGCTGTTGCGGCCGACATTGTCGACGAGCTGGAAACATTGCTACAGTGA
- the coaW gene encoding type II pantothenate kinase produces MKIAIGIDVGISTTKIVGISQGKVISPLWIKATDPVTSLYGAFGKFLHDNHIDLPDVERVMLTGVGAAYINSPIYGLPTQKADEFLADGLGAQFESQLKHMIVVSMGTGTSLVSYHDGEIAHLGGIGIGGGTLNGLSRLLLNTDDIKQISHMALLGDISNINLSIGDISARPLSGLPMDATASLFANAQGNASREDIALGLICMVLQAIGSAAILSSLKSGTRDFVLIGNLSRLPQCREVYTKLEKLYDVRFVIPENSEYCTAIGAALSYVNQQQAAAAAQCKQVLL; encoded by the coding sequence ATGAAGATAGCAATAGGCATCGACGTGGGCATCTCTACCACCAAGATTGTGGGCATCAGCCAGGGCAAGGTCATCTCGCCCCTGTGGATCAAGGCCACCGACCCCGTCACCTCGCTCTATGGCGCTTTTGGCAAGTTTCTGCACGACAACCACATCGATCTGCCCGACGTGGAACGTGTCATGCTCACCGGCGTGGGCGCTGCCTATATCAACTCGCCCATCTACGGCCTGCCCACACAGAAGGCCGATGAGTTTCTCGCCGACGGCCTGGGCGCCCAGTTTGAGTCGCAGCTCAAGCACATGATAGTGGTGTCGATGGGCACGGGCACCTCGCTCGTGTCGTATCACGACGGTGAAATCGCCCACTTGGGAGGCATTGGCATAGGCGGCGGCACGCTCAACGGCTTGAGCCGCCTGCTGCTCAACACCGACGATATCAAGCAAATTTCTCACATGGCGCTGCTGGGCGACATCTCCAATATCAATCTGAGCATAGGCGACATCTCGGCCCGGCCGCTGTCGGGCCTGCCCATGGATGCCACGGCAAGCCTCTTTGCCAACGCGCAGGGCAATGCCAGCCGCGAGGACATCGCCTTGGGGCTCATCTGCATGGTGCTCCAGGCCATAGGCTCGGCAGCCATACTGAGCTCGCTCAAGAGCGGCACACGCGATTTTGTGCTCATCGGCAACCTATCGCGGCTGCCGCAGTGCCGTGAGGTGTACACCAAGCTCGAAAAGCTCTACGATGTGAGGTTTGTCATTCCCGAAAACAGCGAGTACTGCACGGCCATAGGTGCCGCGCTCAGCTATGTCAACCAGCAGCAGGCGGCGGCGGCTGCCCAGTGCAAGCAGGTGCTGCTCTAA
- a CDS encoding MATE family efflux transporter — MNGYWHRYGQHYRAIAKLSGPIMVAQLGTIVTGFADTMMVGHYNTPSLAAGSLVTTVFNLVILLSLGFSYGITPLVGALASQGDNRKVGAMMRHVAAANVLLGLVLMLASGAFYFALGHLGQPVEIMPLVRPYYIIIWLSMIPVILTHIFRQSCDAVGDTQLGMWIFTAGNVLNIVGNYMLIFGKWGAPELGLAGAGWSTLAARCFMAVAYVAAMLLASRYKAYHEGIAQSRTSWHDIARVTRTSLPVALQMGLETGIFTFAMILVGWMGTKSMAAYQILLQVGTLGFMIYYAFGAGMAIKIAHYTGLGDKAAVRDAAHAGYRLTLAFTLLACVIFITTGRWIVAFFTADRAVIAIAVSMLVPLSLYQLGDATQVTYANALRGTGQVMSMLRVAVVAYLLIGLPVIPALAFLAGLGLAGVYYGFFVALLTAGILFCREFYRHLL, encoded by the coding sequence GTGAATGGATATTGGCACAGGTATGGACAGCACTATCGCGCAATTGCCAAGCTGAGCGGGCCCATCATGGTGGCCCAGCTGGGCACCATCGTCACAGGCTTTGCCGACACCATGATGGTGGGCCATTACAACACGCCGTCGCTCGCGGCCGGCTCGCTGGTGACCACGGTGTTCAACCTGGTCATTCTGCTCTCGCTCGGGTTTTCCTATGGCATCACGCCGCTCGTGGGCGCGCTGGCCAGCCAGGGCGACAATCGCAAGGTGGGCGCCATGATGCGCCACGTGGCAGCGGCCAACGTGCTCCTCGGCCTGGTGCTCATGCTCGCCTCGGGGGCCTTCTACTTTGCGCTGGGCCACCTGGGGCAGCCTGTCGAGATCATGCCGCTCGTGAGGCCCTACTACATCATCATTTGGCTGTCGATGATTCCCGTGATACTCACCCACATCTTCAGGCAGTCGTGCGATGCCGTGGGCGACACGCAACTGGGCATGTGGATCTTCACCGCCGGCAACGTGCTCAACATCGTGGGCAACTACATGCTCATCTTCGGCAAGTGGGGCGCCCCCGAGCTGGGGCTGGCAGGTGCGGGGTGGAGCACGCTGGCGGCACGCTGCTTCATGGCTGTGGCCTATGTGGCGGCCATGCTCCTGGCCAGCCGCTACAAGGCCTACCACGAGGGCATCGCGCAGTCGCGCACCAGCTGGCACGACATTGCTCGCGTCACACGCACCTCGCTGCCCGTAGCATTGCAAATGGGGCTTGAAACAGGCATTTTCACCTTTGCCATGATACTGGTGGGCTGGATGGGCACCAAGAGCATGGCCGCCTATCAGATTTTGTTGCAAGTGGGCACCCTGGGCTTCATGATATACTACGCCTTCGGGGCTGGCATGGCCATAAAGATAGCCCACTACACGGGGCTGGGCGACAAGGCCGCAGTGCGCGACGCCGCCCATGCCGGCTACAGGCTCACACTCGCGTTCACCCTGCTGGCCTGCGTGATATTCATCACCACTGGCCGGTGGATTGTAGCATTCTTCACTGCCGACAGGGCCGTGATCGCCATAGCAGTGAGCATGCTGGTGCCCTTGTCGCTCTACCAGCTGGGCGATGCCACGCAAGTAACCTATGCCAACGCCTTGCGCGGCACTGGCCAGGTGATGAGCATGCTACGCGTGGCTGTGGTGGCCTACTTGCTCATAGGCCTGCCCGTGATACCTGCGCTTGCCTTCCTGGCCGGGCTGGGGCTGGCTGGAGTGTACTACGGCTTCTTTGTTGCGTTGCTCACGGCGGGCATCCTCTTTTGCCGCGAGTTCTACCGGCACCTCCTTTAG